In a genomic window of Sus scrofa isolate TJ Tabasco breed Duroc chromosome 4, Sscrofa11.1, whole genome shotgun sequence:
- the LOC110260485 gene encoding sodium/potassium-transporting ATPase subunit alpha-4-like — MGLGGKKRIVTPHEQNTSPSPKKSPKIRERKMKRKKKKRDMEELKEEVVLDDHKLTLDELSAKYAVDLNKGHSPEEAQRILARDGPNTLTPPRSTPEWVKFCKQLFGGFSLLLWTGAILCFVAYGIQMYFHKDPTKDNLYLGIVLAVVVIITGCFSYYQEAKSSKIMESFRNMVPQHALVIRGGEKMQIHVQEVVVGDVVEVKGGDRIPADIRLISSQGCKVRGRDAKEGAKPGLRAL; from the exons ATGGGGCTTGGAGGGAAAAAGAGAATCGTGACGCCTCACGAGCAGAATACCAGCCCAAGTCCTAAGAAGAGTCCTAAAATCagggaaagaaagatgaagaggaaaaaaaagaagagagatatgGAGGAGCTGAAGGAAGAAGTGGTCCTG GATGATCACAAATTAACCTTGGACGAGCTGAGCGCCAAGTATGCCGTGGACCTGAACAAG GGCCATAGCCCCGAAGAGGCACAGCGAATCCTGGCTCGAGATGGACCCAATACACTTACCCCACCCCGTAGCACGCCAGAATGGGTCAAATTCTGTAAACAGCTGTTTGGTGGCTTCTCCCTCCTACTGTGGACTGGTGCCATCCTCTGCTTTGTGGCCTATGGCATCCAGATGTATTTCCATAAGGACCCTACCAAAGATAAT CTGTACCTGGGCATTGTTCTAGCTGTCGTGGTCATCATCACGGGCTGCTTCTCCTATTATCAGGAGGCCAAGAGCTCCAAGATCATGGAGTCATTTAGGAACATGGTCCCTCAG CACGCTCTGGTAATTCGAGGTGGAGAGAAGATGCAGATCCACGTCCAAGAGGTGGTGGTGGGAGATGTGGTAGAAGTGAAGGGTGGAGACCGAATCCCGGCTGACATCCGGCTTATCTCTTCACAAGGATGTAAGGTGAGGGGACGTGACGCTAAGGAAGGGGCCAAGCCTGGTCTTAGAGCACTGTAG